The DNA segment TCAACCATGCAACTTTCATGTTATTGTCTTGGGTATATATGTTCATTTTGGTGTGATTGTTTTATATCATAAAAAGAGACTTAAGGAAAAGGTTTGGCATCCCGGTGCGAGGTCAGACTGGTTTGAAAAACAAAATTTTATTAAAATCTGTTTTGAAATAAAACTGTCGAAAAGCAGTCTTTTCCATTTAGGCAACAGGGTCTCGGATATCAAAGCCGAATTTTATACACTTAACATTCGGATCGATTCAGAAAAATTAGAAGCAGTTTTGAAAAGTGATTTTAATCGCGTAAGCTCGAGCATTTTTTCAATTTCGGGGGTCAGGGAGTGCAATATGATCGCTGCATTTGGGATTTTGCTCAGTCGGGCATGAGCTCCGATAAAGGATGCAATTCCCGAAGAATCCATGCTCTTTACTCCGGAAAGATCTATTAGGAGAATGTAAACTTCGTTTTCTATGGATTCGTTAAAAGCGTCTTTCAATTGTTTGGCGGAAAATATGTTGATCACACCTTGAATCTGAATGATCACCGCAGGTCCCGGCAAGGTTCCGGCTGATGAAATATGCTCGATCGTCAGTTTCATATCGTTGGTCGAGTGTTGGATTTGATCGCTTTTGGTATCCATTTTATTCCTCTTGGGACAGCTTTGCTTACGTTATTTATAGGATGATAGAAATTCAATAAAAAATGTACCCAGATTGCTGAGAATTAGCCACATCAATTTCGCGTAAGTATTCTTTGGGTTGTCAATTATAGGCAATAAATCAGCAAAATTGCTCTCGAATGAAATAAGTTGAAACAGATATGGTGATAAATTATAGTTTGGTACTCACCCTACTTTACAATATTGATTGAATAAAGATGAAAGTTGTGTATCCAAATTAGTTTACAGTCCGCTTGTGACTCAATTTTGATTTGATAGAATCGTGAAAAATGATTGGAGAGTGGAGGATTGGATTCAAAAACAAAGAGATCAAACGGTTGCAATTCGGTTTTGAAAAAGTAGATCTCAATCAAGACAAAGTTGTCGTTTTCTCTTAGAAGAAAGAGAAGGAGACGTTGATAACCGAATGGATCCGAATTTTAAGAATGAATTCGCGCTCATAAAGAGAATGAACGAAATATTCGATACTCTGCGGTACTCGATGTCAAATGGAGTCAGTATTTGATGACGGAATCGAGTTTGATTTCGGGGAACCTTCCCAAAATCAAACCGTTATCCGAAAAGCATGAGTTTCGCACAAAAAATGCTGGGAATTTTTTGAAGAATCAGATCCGGAAATTCGCGACGATCCGTTTTCTTTCTTTTCTTGTTTTTGAAAAATCATCTTCGTTGATTGAGGATTCGAAACCGCTCCTAGGGCGTTTTCAAAATGAGGTCGATTTGGTGTTTTCGGTTCTCTTCGTTTGTTTTTCAACGGTTCTTGAAAATAGAATATGAACTTTGTGTCATATTCTACGTTGTTTTGTATGGAAAATCAAATTTTCCTGGGATATGGTAATTTAAAGATTGTGAATGTATTCGGATAGGATTTTGCCAAGTAGAATAGCAAATCATAGGAATACTTGTACATTCAATTATTCGAATCATTTTACTTTTATAAAGGAAGAATTGAAAAATTCGTATCTATAAATATGGATTAAATCGGGGAGTTCATTCTTAAATACATGTCGCTTGTTCCGAATGAATGTTGAGCGCGATCTTTAGAGTGAAAAATAACCCCCATATTTTTGTTGGTCAAATGAATCGTTTGAACGTAAGCAGTTGAGTACTCCTATGTGTTGAACGATCGATATATATAAACAGAGTGGATTGGTCGTTAAGCTGAACTGTTTGAGAAGAAATCCGATTTTGGAAGTTGAATATGGTGAACATGCTCGGTGGGTTTTTACAAGAAGAATTGCTGATGGAAATATCGCGGTTCGGGGCGTTTTTCGCCCTTATTATCGGAATTGGTCGTTTGATCAAGGCAAGAAGTCAAATTGACTACTTGCTTTCGGCGCTTTTAGTGTTGACTGCGGTATTTCAATATTTCGACGAAGCCACTATAAACACAATATCCTATGTTTGGATGAAACGATTTTTATTTCAGATCGATTTAATCGCTCTTTCAACTTGCGGAATTCTCGTTTATCTCATCTCTATCATGATGTTTTCCAGTGATTCAAAGCTACCTAACAAGTATTATTGGAATCTAATGCCGCCGATTGTCTTGTCGATTCCTATCGCCAGTTTATACGATCAACAAAACGGATTCGAATTTAATTTATTTCTCTATCTTACGGATCTATTCGTGATCGGTTATGTCGGGATGGCTGTTTATAGAATGTTTCGTAACGATGCTTTTGATTTTCGAACCGCAAAATCGAAGGTATTGGCAGTTTTGATAATCATGGTTTCGTTTTGCGCAGCGCTGGAAATCGTGGGGATCGTAATGGAAAATAAATTTCTGGTCCTGCTTTCGGGAGCGATTACGACGTTTGAAATCATCTACTTTTATTATGTAAGCGTTTATTTTCAGGATTTCCTGAGCGAACAAGTCGCGACTGAAACTCAAAAGAATGTTATTAAAAAATCTTTGTTAAGCGACGTGGATATAGAAGCGCTTGAAAAACAATTGAGCTATCTGATCCAGGAAGAAAGAATTTATCTGGATGAGGACATTCGACTTCCGAGCGTTGCCGAAGAGCTCGGGGTTTCCGTTCATCAATTGTCTTCCTACTTGAACGATCATAAGGGAATTAACTTTAACAATTACATCAATCAATTCCGGGTGGAAGAGGCTAAGTCGATTCTGATCAACGATCCGAGTCGTTCGGTGATCTCTGTAGGAAACGCTGTGGGTTTTAATTCGAACTCCGTCTTTCATCGCGCTTTTTTGCGAGAAACCGGGATGTCGCCAAAGAAGTTTAGAGAATCTCAGATATTTAAAAAACATTCCTATACCTTAAATTAGAACCGAAAAAGAATCGAATCAGTTTATTATATGACGTTGATTCAAA comes from the Leptospira sp. WS92.C1 genome and includes:
- a CDS encoding STAS domain-containing protein, giving the protein MDTKSDQIQHSTNDMKLTIEHISSAGTLPGPAVIIQIQGVINIFSAKQLKDAFNESIENEVYILLIDLSGVKSMDSSGIASFIGAHARLSKIPNAAIILHSLTPEIEKMLELTRLKSLFKTASNFSESIRMLSV
- a CDS encoding helix-turn-helix domain-containing protein, yielding MNMLGGFLQEELLMEISRFGAFFALIIGIGRLIKARSQIDYLLSALLVLTAVFQYFDEATINTISYVWMKRFLFQIDLIALSTCGILVYLISIMMFSSDSKLPNKYYWNLMPPIVLSIPIASLYDQQNGFEFNLFLYLTDLFVIGYVGMAVYRMFRNDAFDFRTAKSKVLAVLIIMVSFCAALEIVGIVMENKFLVLLSGAITTFEIIYFYYVSVYFQDFLSEQVATETQKNVIKKSLLSDVDIEALEKQLSYLIQEERIYLDEDIRLPSVAEELGVSVHQLSSYLNDHKGINFNNYINQFRVEEAKSILINDPSRSVISVGNAVGFNSNSVFHRAFLRETGMSPKKFRESQIFKKHSYTLN